One genomic region from Phaenicophaeus curvirostris isolate KB17595 chromosome 33, BPBGC_Pcur_1.0, whole genome shotgun sequence encodes:
- the LOC138732499 gene encoding olfactory receptor 14J1-like — MSNISSITQFLLLAFADTWELQLLYFWLFLGIYLAALLGNGLIITIITCDHNLHTPMYFFLLNLSLLDLGSISTTVPKATFNLLWNVHIISYSGCVFQVFFLFFFLGAEYLILMFMSYDRYVAICKPLHYGTLLGTRACVHMAAAAWGAGFLYALLHTANTFSLPLCQGNAVEQFFCEIPHILKLSCSHSYLREVRLLEFGACLFFGCFVFIVVSYVQIFRAVLRIPSEQGRHKAFSTCLPHLAVVSLFISTAVFAYMKPSSTSSPPLDIVLSVLYSVVPPALNPLIYSLRNQQLRDAVWKLRTV; from the coding sequence atgtccaacatcagctccatcacccagttcctcctcctggcattcgcagacacatgggagctgcagctcttgtacttctggctcttcctgggcatctacctggctgccctcctgggcaacggcctcatcattACCATCATCACCTGTGACCACAACCTCCACActcccatgtacttcttcctcttaAACCTCTCCCTCCTCGACCtgggctccatctccaccactgtcccaaAAGCCACATTCAATTTGCTTTGGAATGTCCACATCATCTCTTACTCAGGATGTGTTTTCCAGGTcttctttctattcttcttcCTTGGAGCAGAGTATTTAATTCTTATGTTCATGTCCTATGACCGCTACGTggccatctgcaaacccctgcactacgggaccctcctgggtaccagagcttgtgtccacatggcagcagctgcctggggtgctgggtttctctatgctctgctgcacacagccaatacattttccctgcccctctgccagggcaatgctgtggaacagttcttctgtgaaattccacacatcctcaagctctcctgctcacactcctacctcAGGGAAGTTCGGCTTCTTGAGTTTggtgcttgtttattttttggctgttttgttttcattgtggtgtcctatgtgcagatcttcagggctgtgcttaGGATCCCCTCTGAGCAGGGCCGGCACAAAGCCTTTTCCAcatgcctccctcacctggccgtGGTCTCCCTGTTTATTAGCACTGCAGTGTTTGCCTACATGAAGCCCTCCTCCACATCTTCTCCACCCCTGGACATTGTGTTGTCAGTTCTGTactcagtggtgcctccagcattgaaccccctcatctacagcctgaggaaccagcagctcaggGATGCTGTGTGGAAACTGAGAACTGTATAG